The Juglans microcarpa x Juglans regia isolate MS1-56 chromosome 8S, Jm3101_v1.0, whole genome shotgun sequence genome has a window encoding:
- the LOC121244928 gene encoding patatin-like protein 2, producing MEAKNIVPLQPPTYGNVITVLSIDGGGIRGLIPGTILDFLESELQKLDGEDARIADYFDVIAGTSTGGLVTAMLTAPNEKNRPVFAAKDIKDFYQNHCPKIFPQNNCPLFPLTTKVLKALSGPKYDGKYLHNLVREKLGSTRMHQTLTNVVIPTFDLKRLQPTVFSSYEVKKNPSLDALLSDVCISTSAAPTYLPPYYFETKDPEGNVREFNLTDGGVAANNPALLAIGEVTKEILRGSPDFFPIKPMDYGRFLVISLGTGSHKDEEKYKARDAAKWGILDWLTRGGSTPIIDVFSQASADMVDVHLSEVFQALHSEESYLRIQDDTLSGVVSSVDVATTKNLDDLVKVGEELLKKRVSRVNLDTGLFEPTNSETNAEALVRFAKLLSQERHLRHARSPVGQVKSHDNHDVTFY from the exons ATGGAAGCAAAAAATATTGTACCCCTACAGCCACCCACTTATGGAAATGTAATCACTGTTCTCAGCATTGATGGCGGAGGAATAAGAGGGCTTATACCAGGAACCATCCTTGATTTCTTAGAATCTGAGCTTCAG AAGCTGGACGGGGAAGATGCAAGAATTGCagattattttgatgtgattGCAGGAACAAGCACAGGCGGCCTTGTAACTGCCATGCTAACTGCTCCAAATGAAAAGAACAGACCTGTCTTTGCTGCTAAGGATATCAAGGACTTCTACCAAAACCATTGCCCTAAAATATTCCCACAAAACAA TTGTCCTCTATTTCCACTTACTACAAAGGTCCTCAAAGCCCTTTCCGGACCCAAGTACGATGGGAAGTATCTACATAACCTTGTTAGGGAAAAGCTGGGAAGTACAAGAATGCATCAGACTTTGACTAATGTTGTCATCCCAACCTTTGATCTCAAGCGACTGCAGCCAACCGTCTTCTCTAGCTATGAG gtaaaaaaaaacccaagctTAGATGCCCTACTCTCAGATGTCTGTATCTCAACCTCAGCTGCACCAACTTATCTTCCACCTTATTACTTCGAAACCAAAGACCCAGAAGGGAACGTCAGAGAATTCAACCTTACAGATGGTGGGGTTGCTGCTAATAATCCG GCTTTACTTGCCATTGGTGAAGTGACAAAGGAGATCCTTAGAGGAAGTCCCGACTTCTTCCCTATAAAACCAATGGACTATGGCCGGTTTTTGGTCATATCATTAGGAACTGGCTCGCATAAAGACGAAGAGAAATACAAGGCTCGTGATGCAGCCAAGTGGGGCATACTAGATTGGTTAACCAGAGGTGGTTCCACCCCAATAATTGATGTATTTTCTCAAGCAAGTGCAGATATGGTTGACGTCCATCTCTCTGAGGTTTTCCAAGCCCTTCATTCTGAGGAAAGCTATCTGCGGATTCAG GACGATACATTGAGTGGGGTAGTATCTTCTGTGGACGTTGCCACAACGAAGAACTTGGATGATCTTGTCAAAGTTGGAGAAGAATTGCTGAAAAAACGAGTCTCTAGGGTGAATCTGGATACTGGCCTCTTTGAACCTACAAATAGCGAAACAAATGCAGAGGCTCTCGTAAG GTTTGCAAAACTTCTTTCCCAAGAGAGGCATCTTCGTCATGCTAGGTCTCCCGTTGGACAAGTTAAAAGTCATGATAATCATGATGTCACCTTTTACTAG